The following coding sequences are from one Streptomyces venezuelae window:
- a CDS encoding lysylphosphatidylglycerol synthase domain-containing protein, translating to MHPDEKAGTSASESHLDTGERALKSEKTENDGERGDVGDGPGCADDGAHAERVERDEPLLAARVHRPSDLMRLLVGVLAIAVLLAIAAFAHGTTSGLEQDIDKGTDQAPDLLIKVAGLVASIGVLLVPVAFAIERLIKRDGLRIADGVLAAVLAHGVTLATDLWVAKAAPDSIQDALTKPSPADLHAFTDPVHGYLAPVIAYMTAVGMSRRPRWRLVLFVVLLLDAFTMLVTGYTTPFSIILTVLIGWAVAYGTLYAVGSPNVRPTGQTLLAGLRHVGFHPVSASREESPDSEHGDRGRRYFVTLEDGPPLDVTVIDREQQAQGFFYRVWRRLTLRGITQRRSLQSLRQALEQEALLAYAAIAAGANAPKLIATSELGPDAVMLVYEHTGGHSLDSLPDEAITDELLCDTWRQVQALQSRRIAHRRLAGDAILVDRSGTVILTDLRGGEIAAGDLVLRIDIAQLLTALGLRVGAERAVAAAVEVLGPDAVADCLPLLQPIALTRSTRATLGRLARERSQREREAVLEASRKSRQSVRAEVSADGQSDKQAQKQEKQAAKQERQAEKQAIDDALEQAREEDLLTQIRHQVLLIRPTAPVEPAQLERIRPRTLISFIAGAIGAYFLLSQLTHVEFGTLFQEAEWGWVAAAVGFSALSYFAAAMSLLGFVPERVPFLRAVAAQVAGSFVKIVAPAAVGGVALNTRFLQRSGVRSGLAVASVGASQLFGLGSHILLLLIFGYLTGTEKTPSFTPSRTVIAGLLSVAVLVLVVTAIPFLRKFVVTRVRSLFAGVVPRMLDVLQRPQKLLTGIGGMLLLTLMFVLCLDASVRAFGNEEMTSLSLASVAVVFLAGNALGSAAPTPGGVGAVEATLTLGLIAVGVPKDVAAPAVLLYRLLTLWLPVLPGWLFFNHLTRKGLL from the coding sequence GTGCATCCCGATGAGAAGGCGGGCACCTCTGCGTCCGAGTCACACCTGGACACCGGTGAGCGCGCCCTGAAGAGCGAGAAGACAGAGAACGACGGCGAGCGCGGCGACGTGGGTGACGGCCCCGGCTGCGCCGACGACGGCGCCCACGCCGAGCGGGTCGAGCGCGACGAACCGCTGCTCGCCGCCCGCGTGCACCGCCCGTCCGACCTCATGCGGCTCCTCGTCGGCGTCCTCGCCATCGCCGTGCTCCTGGCCATCGCCGCGTTCGCGCACGGCACGACGTCCGGGCTCGAACAGGACATCGACAAGGGCACGGACCAGGCGCCCGACCTGCTGATCAAGGTCGCGGGCCTCGTCGCCAGCATCGGCGTGCTGCTCGTCCCCGTCGCCTTCGCGATCGAGCGGCTGATCAAACGGGACGGACTGCGCATCGCCGACGGCGTCCTGGCGGCCGTCCTGGCGCACGGCGTGACGCTCGCCACCGATCTCTGGGTCGCGAAGGCCGCCCCCGACTCCATCCAGGACGCGCTGACCAAGCCGTCCCCGGCCGACCTCCACGCGTTCACCGATCCGGTGCACGGCTACCTCGCGCCCGTCATCGCGTACATGACGGCCGTCGGCATGTCCCGCAGACCGCGCTGGCGCCTGGTGCTGTTCGTGGTGCTGCTGCTGGACGCGTTCACGATGCTGGTCACCGGCTACACGACGCCCTTCTCGATCATCCTGACGGTGCTCATCGGCTGGGCCGTGGCCTACGGAACGCTCTACGCGGTCGGCTCGCCGAACGTGCGGCCGACCGGGCAGACGCTGCTCGCGGGCCTGCGGCACGTCGGCTTCCACCCCGTGAGCGCCTCCCGCGAGGAGTCCCCCGACAGCGAGCACGGCGACCGCGGCCGCCGCTACTTCGTCACCCTGGAGGACGGCCCGCCGCTCGACGTCACGGTCATCGACCGTGAACAGCAGGCGCAGGGCTTCTTCTACCGCGTGTGGCGCAGGCTCACCCTGCGGGGCATCACCCAGCGGCGCAGCCTGCAGTCCCTGCGGCAGGCGCTGGAGCAGGAGGCCCTGCTCGCGTACGCGGCCATCGCGGCCGGGGCGAACGCGCCCAAGCTGATCGCCACCTCCGAACTCGGCCCCGACGCCGTGATGCTCGTCTACGAGCACACGGGCGGCCACTCCCTGGACTCCCTGCCCGACGAGGCCATCACCGACGAACTGCTCTGCGACACGTGGCGGCAGGTGCAGGCCCTGCAGTCCCGGCGGATCGCGCACCGCAGGCTCGCGGGCGACGCGATTCTGGTGGATCGTTCCGGCACGGTGATCCTCACGGATCTTCGGGGCGGCGAGATCGCCGCGGGCGACCTGGTCCTGCGCATCGACATCGCCCAGCTCCTGACGGCGCTCGGCCTGCGGGTGGGTGCCGAGCGCGCGGTCGCCGCGGCCGTCGAGGTCCTCGGGCCCGACGCGGTGGCCGACTGTCTGCCACTGCTGCAGCCCATCGCCCTCACCCGCTCCACCCGCGCCACTCTTGGCAGGCTGGCCCGTGAACGGTCCCAGCGCGAGCGCGAGGCCGTCCTGGAGGCCTCCCGCAAGTCCCGCCAGAGCGTCCGCGCGGAGGTCTCCGCGGACGGCCAGTCGGACAAGCAGGCCCAGAAGCAGGAGAAGCAGGCGGCCAAGCAGGAGCGGCAGGCCGAGAAGCAGGCCATAGACGACGCCCTGGAGCAGGCACGCGAGGAGGATCTCCTCACCCAGATCCGCCACCAGGTGCTGCTCATCCGCCCGACGGCGCCGGTCGAGCCCGCGCAACTGGAGCGGATCAGGCCGCGCACGCTGATCAGCTTCATCGCCGGCGCCATCGGCGCCTACTTCCTGCTCTCGCAGCTGACGCACGTCGAATTCGGCACCCTCTTCCAGGAGGCGGAGTGGGGCTGGGTGGCCGCCGCGGTCGGGTTCTCCGCGCTGAGCTACTTCGCGGCGGCGATGAGCCTCCTCGGCTTCGTGCCGGAGCGGGTGCCGTTCCTGCGGGCCGTGGCGGCACAGGTCGCCGGGTCGTTCGTGAAGATCGTGGCGCCCGCCGCGGTCGGCGGTGTCGCGCTGAACACGCGGTTCCTGCAGCGATCCGGGGTGCGCTCGGGGCTCGCGGTGGCGAGTGTCGGCGCCTCGCAGCTCTTCGGGCTCGGCTCGCACATCCTGCTGCTGCTGATCTTCGGCTATCTGACGGGGACGGAGAAGACGCCGTCGTTCACGCCGTCCCGGACCGTCATCGCCGGTCTGCTCTCGGTCGCGGTGCTCGTCCTCGTGGTGACCGCCATCCCGTTCCTGCGCAAATTCGTCGTCACGCGCGTGCGGTCGCTTTTCGCCGGTGTCGTGCCGCGCATGCTGGACGTGCTGCAGCGCCCGCAGAAGCTGCTCACCGGCATCGGCGGCATGCTGCTGCTCACCCTGATGTTCGTGCTCTGTCTGGACGCTTCGGTGCGGGCCTTCGGCAACGAAGAGATGACGTCACTGAGCCTCGCGAGCGTCGCGGTCGTCTTCCTCGCGGGCAACGCCCTGGGATCGGCCGCTCCGACGCCCGGCGGTGTCGGAGCGGTCGAGGCGACGCTGACCCTGGGTCTGATCGCGGTGGGCGTGCCCAAGGACGTCGCGGCGCCCGCGGTGCTCCTCTACCGGCTGCTCACACTGTGGCTTCCGGTGCTTCCCGGGTGGTTGTTCTTCAACCACCTCACAAGGAAGGGGCTGCTCTGA
- a CDS encoding YwiC-like family protein yields MGRKKRGALRSWLPNQHGAWAMLAVPFTVGVFLGHGPGEGPRWAHLPLFAAWLTGYVTAFHAQQWLRLRRLSRNPRAPRRHVRPAVASAAVSAVCGVPLLFAYPWLLLAAACAAPFVAVNTWYAWRNDERALLNGLAAVVPACGMLLVTLRMGGGELSEGWRPALACLLFFAGTVPYVKTMIRERDSRAYYRASVTYHAVAVPVAYVLGPWLALPFTAYLVRAAVLPGKGLKVPVVGAVEVMGAVLLLAALLVMF; encoded by the coding sequence ATGGGTAGGAAGAAGCGGGGCGCGCTCCGTTCGTGGCTGCCGAACCAGCACGGCGCGTGGGCGATGCTCGCGGTGCCGTTCACGGTGGGCGTGTTCCTCGGTCACGGTCCGGGCGAAGGCCCCCGGTGGGCCCATCTGCCGCTGTTCGCCGCCTGGTTGACGGGGTACGTCACCGCCTTCCACGCCCAGCAGTGGCTCCGTCTCCGCCGCCTCTCCCGCAATCCGAGAGCCCCGCGCCGCCACGTGCGCCCCGCCGTCGCCTCGGCCGCGGTCTCCGCGGTGTGCGGGGTGCCGCTCCTGTTCGCGTACCCCTGGCTGCTGCTCGCGGCCGCCTGCGCCGCCCCCTTCGTGGCCGTCAACACCTGGTACGCGTGGCGCAACGACGAGCGGGCCCTGCTGAACGGCCTGGCCGCCGTGGTCCCTGCCTGCGGCATGCTCCTCGTCACGCTGCGGATGGGCGGCGGCGAGCTCTCCGAGGGCTGGCGTCCCGCCCTCGCCTGTCTGCTGTTCTTCGCGGGCACGGTCCCGTACGTGAAGACGATGATCCGCGAGCGCGACTCACGCGCGTACTACCGGGCGTCGGTGACGTACCACGCCGTCGCCGTGCCCGTCGCGTACGTGCTCGGCCCCTGGCTCGCGCTTCCGTTCACGGCCTACCTGGTGCGGGCGGCGGTGCTGCCGGGCAAGGGCCTCAAGGTGCCGGTGGTCGGGGCGGTGGAGGTCATGGGCGCGGTGCTGCTGCTCGCCGCGCTCCTGGTGATGTTCTGA
- a CDS encoding MGMT family protein, giving the protein MSELPEYAERVLEVAELIPPGRVMTYGDVAEWLEEGGPRQVGRVMSLYGGGVPWWRVVRSDGVLLPGHELRALERYREEGTPLRQASRAAQGHVPKLDMRRARWDGAAPVEGAAPIGAAPKGRDGEGAAGEGPAGEGAAPVGAAPKDHT; this is encoded by the coding sequence ATGAGCGAGTTGCCGGAGTACGCGGAACGGGTCCTGGAGGTCGCGGAACTGATCCCTCCGGGTCGGGTGATGACCTACGGGGACGTTGCCGAGTGGCTTGAGGAAGGCGGTCCGCGCCAGGTCGGACGCGTGATGTCCCTCTACGGAGGAGGCGTTCCGTGGTGGCGTGTCGTCCGTTCCGACGGCGTACTCCTTCCCGGTCACGAACTGCGGGCCCTGGAGAGGTACCGGGAGGAGGGCACTCCGCTGCGACAGGCCTCGCGCGCCGCCCAGGGGCACGTCCCGAAGCTCGACATGCGGCGGGCGCGGTGGGACGGCGCGGCTCCGGTGGAGGGCGCGGCTCCCATCGGCGCGGCTCCGAAGGGCCGGGACGGGGAGGGCGCCGCCGGGGAGGGCCCGGCCGGGGAGGGCGCTGCTCCGGTCGGGGCGGCTCCAAAGGATCACACCTGA
- a CDS encoding nitrate reductase subunit alpha, whose product MQQRKDIAESLVKAGSFFTRTAETSEDLHRVQHTGGRDGEAFYRDRWSHDKVVYSTHGVNCTGSCRWKVYVKDGIITWETQATDYPSVGPDRPEYEPRGCPRGASFSWYTYSPTRVRYPHVRGVLLEMYREAKARLKDPVLAWADIQGDPERRRRYQRARGKGGLVRASWDEAVEIVAAAHVHTIKEHGPDRVAGFSPIPAMSMASHAAGARFHSLIGAPMLSFYDWYADLPVASPQVFGDQTDVPESGDWWDAAYLMMWGSNVPVTRTPDAHWMAEARYRGQKVVTVSPDFADNTKFADEWMHPHPGTDGALALAMGHVILKEFFVERQTPFFQDYVRRYTDLPFLVTLQETDQGLVPHKFLTAADLGGTAAETENARWKTVLIDDATGEPTVPNGTLGHRWGASDTPDWNLDLGDTVPRLTLYGEDAAEIVLPRFEEGAHGDGGVVRRGVPVRRVGGRLVTTVHDLMLAQYGVPRAGLPGEWPASYEDASQPGTPAWQETLTSVPAAQATRVAREFADTAEASQGRCMILMGAGTNHWFHAETTYRAFLALLTLTGCQGRNGGGWGHYVGQEKCRPVTGWATLASASDWARPPRHMIGAGWFYLHTDQWRYDTLPAESLASPLGEGRFEGMTGADCLAASARMGWMPSYPTFDRNPLDLGASEDPVTDAVRELKEGTLGFAGEDPDAPGNWPRVLNVWRANLLGSSSKGNEYFLKHLLGTHSNLPDDGPRCAPRDVKWHSEDVEGKLDLLLCLDFRMTSTTLLSDVVLPAATWYEKHDLSSTDMHPFLHAFTPAVDPPWQARTDYDAFLAVARRFGELAGEHLGVRRDLVATALQHDTPGGEMAQPGGVALDWSKGECEPVPGRTMYNLAVVERDYGAVGEKFAALGPLVDELGVTTKAVTFDVAEEVAYLKEKNGTVRGGPADGRPRLDTAQRACEAILSLSGTSNGRLATQGFQTLERRVGTEMAHLAAEAEGKRITFADTQARPVPVITSPEWSGSESGGRRYTAFTVNTEHLKPWHTLTGRQHFFLDHDWIHEVGEALPVYKPPLNMHRLYGEPELGSRTDGKDGREVAVRFLTPHNKWAIHSQYQDNLYMMTLGRGGQTVWMSPQDADAIGVKDNEWIEAVNRNGVVTARAIVSHKMPPGTVYMNHAQERTVGVPKTERTGRRGGIHNSLTRIMLKPTHLVGGYAQLTWAFNYLGPTGNQRDEVTVIRRRDQEVSY is encoded by the coding sequence TTGCAGCAGAGGAAAGACATCGCTGAGTCGCTCGTGAAGGCCGGGAGTTTCTTCACCCGGACCGCGGAGACCTCCGAGGATCTGCACCGGGTCCAGCACACCGGGGGCCGGGACGGAGAGGCCTTCTACCGTGACCGTTGGAGCCACGACAAAGTCGTGTATTCCACGCACGGGGTGAACTGCACGGGATCGTGCCGCTGGAAGGTGTACGTCAAGGACGGCATCATCACATGGGAGACGCAGGCCACGGATTATCCGAGCGTCGGCCCCGACCGTCCCGAATACGAACCCCGCGGATGTCCGCGCGGAGCCTCTTTCTCCTGGTACACGTACTCGCCCACGCGCGTGCGGTATCCGCACGTGCGCGGAGTGCTTCTGGAGATGTACCGGGAGGCCAAGGCGCGGCTGAAGGACCCCGTGCTCGCGTGGGCCGACATCCAGGGCGATCCCGAGCGCCGCCGGCGGTACCAGCGGGCGCGCGGCAAGGGCGGTCTGGTGCGGGCGAGTTGGGACGAGGCCGTCGAGATCGTGGCGGCGGCGCACGTGCACACCATCAAGGAGCACGGCCCGGACCGTGTCGCGGGGTTCTCCCCCATTCCCGCGATGTCGATGGCGTCGCACGCCGCCGGGGCCCGTTTCCACTCCCTCATCGGTGCGCCGATGCTGTCCTTCTACGACTGGTACGCGGATCTCCCCGTCGCCTCGCCGCAGGTCTTCGGCGACCAGACCGACGTACCGGAGTCGGGTGACTGGTGGGATGCCGCGTATTTGATGATGTGGGGTTCCAATGTGCCGGTGACGCGGACTCCGGACGCGCACTGGATGGCGGAGGCGCGCTATCGCGGGCAGAAAGTCGTCACCGTGTCGCCGGATTTCGCGGACAACACGAAGTTCGCCGACGAATGGATGCACCCGCACCCCGGAACGGACGGCGCGCTCGCCCTCGCGATGGGGCACGTGATCCTGAAGGAGTTCTTCGTCGAACGGCAGACGCCGTTCTTCCAGGATTACGTACGCCGCTATACGGATCTGCCTTTCCTCGTCACGCTCCAGGAGACCGACCAGGGCCTCGTGCCGCACAAGTTCCTCACCGCGGCGGACCTCGGCGGGACGGCCGCGGAGACCGAGAACGCCCGGTGGAAGACCGTTCTGATCGACGACGCGACGGGGGAGCCGACCGTCCCGAACGGCACGCTCGGCCACCGCTGGGGCGCGTCCGACACCCCGGACTGGAACCTCGACCTCGGCGACACCGTGCCCCGGCTCACGCTGTACGGCGAGGATGCCGCGGAGATCGTGCTGCCCCGCTTCGAAGAGGGTGCTCACGGCGACGGCGGTGTCGTACGCCGCGGAGTTCCCGTGCGCCGCGTCGGCGGGCGGCTCGTCACCACCGTCCACGACCTGATGCTCGCCCAGTACGGGGTCCCGCGCGCGGGACTGCCCGGCGAGTGGCCCGCCTCCTACGAAGACGCCTCCCAGCCCGGCACGCCCGCCTGGCAGGAGACCCTCACGTCCGTGCCGGCGGCGCAGGCCACGCGCGTGGCGCGCGAATTCGCCGACACGGCGGAGGCGTCCCAAGGGCGCTGCATGATCCTCATGGGCGCGGGGACCAACCACTGGTTCCACGCGGAGACCACCTACCGGGCGTTCCTGGCGTTGCTCACGCTCACCGGCTGCCAGGGGCGCAACGGCGGCGGCTGGGGGCACTACGTAGGACAGGAAAAATGCCGTCCGGTGACCGGCTGGGCGACGCTCGCGAGCGCGTCCGACTGGGCGCGTCCGCCCCGGCACATGATCGGCGCGGGCTGGTTCTATCTGCACACCGACCAGTGGCGCTACGACACCCTTCCCGCCGAGTCCCTCGCGTCCCCTCTGGGAGAGGGCCGTTTCGAGGGGATGACGGGCGCCGACTGCCTCGCCGCGTCCGCACGCATGGGCTGGATGCCGTCCTACCCGACCTTCGACCGCAACCCGCTGGACCTGGGGGCCTCCGAGGACCCCGTGACCGACGCCGTGCGGGAGCTGAAGGAGGGCACCCTGGGCTTCGCGGGCGAGGACCCCGACGCGCCCGGCAACTGGCCGCGCGTGCTCAACGTATGGCGGGCGAACCTCCTCGGCTCGTCCTCCAAGGGCAACGAGTACTTCCTGAAGCACTTGCTCGGCACGCACTCCAACCTCCCCGACGACGGGCCGCGTTGCGCGCCCCGCGACGTGAAGTGGCACTCCGAGGACGTCGAGGGGAAGCTCGACCTGCTGCTCTGCCTCGACTTCCGGATGACGTCCACGACACTGCTCTCCGACGTCGTCCTGCCGGCCGCCACCTGGTACGAGAAGCACGACCTGTCCTCCACGGACATGCATCCCTTCCTGCACGCCTTCACCCCGGCCGTGGACCCGCCCTGGCAGGCGCGCACCGACTACGACGCGTTCCTCGCCGTCGCCCGACGGTTCGGCGAGCTGGCGGGCGAACACCTGGGCGTGCGCCGCGACCTGGTCGCCACGGCGCTGCAGCACGACACCCCGGGCGGTGAGATGGCGCAGCCCGGCGGGGTGGCGCTCGACTGGTCCAAGGGCGAGTGTGAGCCCGTCCCGGGGCGCACGATGTACAACCTGGCCGTCGTGGAGCGCGACTACGGAGCGGTCGGGGAGAAGTTCGCCGCGCTCGGCCCGCTCGTCGACGAGCTGGGTGTCACCACGAAGGCGGTCACGTTCGACGTCGCCGAGGAAGTCGCGTACCTGAAGGAGAAGAACGGCACCGTGCGCGGCGGCCCCGCGGACGGCAGGCCCCGCCTGGACACCGCCCAGCGGGCCTGTGAGGCCATCCTGTCGCTCTCCGGGACGTCCAACGGCCGCCTGGCCACCCAGGGCTTCCAGACGCTGGAGAGGCGCGTCGGCACGGAGATGGCGCACCTGGCCGCCGAGGCGGAGGGCAAGCGGATCACGTTCGCGGACACCCAGGCCCGCCCGGTGCCGGTCATCACGTCGCCCGAGTGGTCGGGCAGCGAGTCCGGAGGGCGCCGCTACACCGCGTTCACCGTCAACACCGAGCACCTGAAGCCGTGGCACACCCTCACCGGGCGCCAGCACTTCTTCCTCGACCACGACTGGATCCACGAGGTCGGCGAGGCGCTGCCCGTCTACAAGCCGCCGCTGAACATGCACCGCCTCTACGGAGAGCCCGAGTTGGGCTCCCGGACGGACGGCAAGGACGGCCGCGAGGTCGCCGTGCGGTTCCTGACTCCGCACAACAAGTGGGCGATCCACTCCCAGTACCAGGACAACCTCTACATGATGACGCTCGGCCGCGGCGGACAGACGGTGTGGATGTCCCCGCAGGACGCGGACGCCATCGGCGTGAAGGACAACGAGTGGATCGAGGCCGTGAACCGCAACGGCGTCGTCACGGCCCGCGCGATCGTGTCCCACAAGATGCCTCCGGGGACGGTCTACATGAACCACGCCCAGGAGCGGACCGTCGGCGTCCCGAAGACGGAGAGGACGGGCCGCCGCGGCGGCATCCACAACTCCCTCACCCGGATCATGCTCAAACCCACCCACCTGGTGGGCGGCTACGCCCAGTTGACGTGGGCGTTCAACTACCTGGGCCCGACGGGCAACCAGCGTGACGAGGTGACGGTCATCCGCCGCCGCGACCAGGAGGTCTCCTACTGA